CGATTTGATCATCACCGGGTGTGTTGCGGTTGATAAAGAGGGCTGGAGATTAGGTAAGGGTGGCGGTTATGGAGATAGGGAGATTTCAATGCACCTTGAGAAGTTTGGCAAAATCACTGTAGCAACTACGCTCCATGAATTACAGATTGTTGATAGAGTCCCACACAATAAATATGATACAAAAGTAGATTACATTGTGACCCCTCAACGGATAATAAAAATATAAATCAGATTAAAAAATTTGTGATAAAATGACTATCTTTATTTCTCAAAGACAGTAGGAAAACTAATTTGTGTTGCGCAATACGGAAGAACCAAATTCATTCTTGACTTCTCATTGGCTGCGTTGCTTCCAATTTGTCCACAAAAATTTCTATAAACTTACGCATAGATTCTATATCAACCCCGAGCGGCAATTTACCAAAGCAATTTAACCAATATTTCATTGCTGAAGATGATTTTCCCTGTTTCTCAAGTACAAAAGCATGAAGGCCATTTGCAATACCAGAACGGCTTAAATACAAATTCTTCCGAAATAAGAGCCTTTCCGCCTCTGTATAATCACCCCTTCTGACTTTTTCTAAAACATTATACATAATCTCAACAAAACCAGTGGTATCACGGGTACAGGCGTGTTTAATGGTCAATAATCCGGTAGTATCACCTTTTAAGATTTTGTATATCCCAAGATTGTATAAATCTATTCCATCATCCCATTCCTTCGTTATTAGAGTTTCAACTGCTACAATTGCTCTATCGAAATTTCCTATTCTGAATTGCCATACAGATTCATAACTTAAAATTACTTCTGGTTTAATTTGATAACCGTAGTATCTATACGAACGACTCAAATCTTCTTTTGCCTTTTTAAACCATTTCTCGCCCGAGATTGTATCACCCGTCTTATAGTGCAACATACTTAAAATAAAATCTAAATCATAATTATAGGTATGGTATTTTAAACTTTTTTGATAATATTTTATTGCTTCAGAATATTGACCCGCTAGGCTATAAGGCATGGCTAAAACTTCGTATTCAGGAATTTTCTGTTGCCTAGTATGTTCTTTAAAAAAGGCAATTGCTTTCTCATAGTCCTCGAGATGTAGATAAATTTTACCCAACAGCCAACTTACTACGGGTT
The genomic region above belongs to candidate division WOR-3 bacterium and contains:
- a CDS encoding tetratricopeptide repeat protein, which translates into the protein MYRLTYLFLILCISVCFADLQQKIDSLKQELEKNPDNYKLHFDLGICYNSINDYKNAIEAFQNAIRLKPDYALADYKLALVYYEMDSLIAAEQLLRKIKTKFSDKPVVSWLLGKIYLHLEDYEKAIAFFKEHTRQQKIPEYEVLAMPYSLAGQYSEAIKYYQKSLKYHTYNYDLDFILSMLHYKTGDTISGEKWFKKAKEDLSRSYRYYGYQIKPEVILSYESVWQFRIGNFDRAIVAVETLITKEWDDGIDLYNLGIYKILKGDTTGLLTIKHACTRDTTGFVEIMYNVLEKVRRGDYTEAERLLFRKNLYLSRSGIANGLHAFVLEKQGKSSSAMKYWLNCFGKLPLGVDIESMRKFIEIFVDKLEATQPMRSQE